A window from Chiloscyllium punctatum isolate Juve2018m chromosome 3, sChiPun1.3, whole genome shotgun sequence encodes these proteins:
- the akirin2 gene encoding LOW QUALITY PROTEIN: akirin-2 (The sequence of the model RefSeq protein was modified relative to this genomic sequence to represent the inferred CDS: inserted 2 bases in 1 codon), with amino-acid sequence MACGATLKRTIDFDPLLSPSSQSPKRRRCTPXASPQKYLKMEPSPFREVTPHLTTEQILYNIKQEYKRIQKRRHLESFLQQTEGSCSSDTQTHVPILNGPALQGTSSGSLSPQSKKDQPLFTLRQVGIICERLIKEREEKIREEYEEILDLKLAEQYDTFVKFTHDQIMRRYGEQPASYVS; translated from the exons ATGGCCTGCGGAGCCACTCTCAAAAGGACTATCGATTTCGATCCCCTGCTCAGCCCCTCGTCACAGTCCCCGAAGAGGAGGCGCTGCACCCC CGCTTCCCCGCAGAAATACCTGAAAATGGAGCCGTCACCCTTCCGGGAGGTcaccccccacctcaccacag AGCAAATTCTCTACAACATAAAACAAGAGTACAAACGCATTCAGAAGAGGAGGCATTTAGAAAGCTTTCTGCAACAAACTGAGGGAAGTTGTTCAAGTGATACACAGACTCATGTTCCAATTTTAAATGGACCAGCTTTGCAAG GTACTTCATCCGGATCACTGTCACCACAGTCAAAGAAAGATCAGCCGCTCTTCACCTTGAGGCAAGTTGGAATAATCTGTGAACGCCTGATTAAAGAGCGTGAAGAGAAGATCCGTGAGGAGTATGAGGAAATACTGGACTTAAAGCTGGCAG AACAATATGATACTTTTGTGAAGTTCACACATGACCAGATAATGCGACGATATGGAGAACAACCTGCAAGCT ATGTGTCTTGA